A section of the Streptomyces sp. V3I8 genome encodes:
- a CDS encoding FAD-binding oxidoreductase codes for MIMSRIEARPDEDAVAVGSLTERLTARLLAGLPAEAVLTDPDVTSSYANDMASFCEAGTPAAVVLARTVEQVQHVMRVATELRVPVVPQGARTGLSGAANASEGCIVLSLVKMDRILEISPVDRIAVVEPGVVNATLSRAVNEHGLSYPPDPSSWEMCTIGGNIGTASGGLCCVKYGVTAEYVLGLDVVLADGRLLSTGRRTAKGVAGYDLSRLFVGSEGSLGIVVGATLALKPRPPQQLVLAAEFASGAAACDAVCRIMEGGHVPSLLELMDRTTVRAVNDMAHMGLPESTEALLLAAFDTPDPAADLAAVGALCEAAGATQVVPAEDAAESELLLQARRLSLTGLEAVKGTTMIDDVCVPRSRLAEMLEGVDRIAGKYRLTIGVVAHAGDGNTHPTVCFDAGDPDESRRARESFDEIMALGLELGGTITGEHGVGVLKKEWLAREIGPVGIEVQRALKATFDPLGILNPGKLF; via the coding sequence GTGATCATGAGCCGTATCGAAGCCCGACCCGATGAGGACGCCGTGGCGGTGGGCAGCCTCACCGAACGTCTCACCGCACGTCTCCTCGCGGGCCTGCCGGCCGAGGCCGTCCTCACCGACCCGGACGTCACCAGCTCGTACGCCAACGACATGGCCAGCTTCTGCGAGGCCGGCACCCCCGCCGCCGTCGTGCTGGCGCGCACCGTCGAGCAGGTCCAGCACGTCATGCGGGTCGCGACCGAACTGCGCGTACCGGTCGTCCCGCAGGGCGCCCGCACGGGCCTGTCGGGAGCCGCCAACGCCTCCGAGGGCTGCATCGTGCTGTCCCTGGTCAAGATGGACCGCATCCTGGAGATCAGCCCGGTCGACCGGATCGCGGTGGTGGAGCCGGGCGTCGTCAACGCCACGCTCTCCCGCGCCGTCAACGAACACGGCCTCTCCTACCCGCCGGACCCCTCCAGCTGGGAGATGTGCACGATCGGCGGCAACATCGGCACGGCCTCGGGCGGCCTGTGCTGTGTGAAGTACGGGGTGACGGCCGAGTACGTCCTCGGCCTGGACGTCGTCCTCGCCGACGGGCGCCTGCTGTCCACCGGCCGCCGCACGGCGAAGGGCGTCGCCGGATACGACCTGTCGCGGCTCTTCGTCGGCTCGGAGGGCTCGCTCGGCATCGTCGTCGGGGCGACCCTCGCCCTGAAGCCCCGGCCTCCGCAACAGCTCGTGCTCGCGGCCGAGTTCGCGTCGGGGGCCGCCGCCTGCGACGCGGTCTGCCGGATCATGGAGGGCGGCCACGTGCCGTCCCTCCTCGAACTGATGGACCGTACGACGGTGCGGGCCGTCAACGACATGGCGCACATGGGCCTGCCGGAGAGCACCGAGGCCCTGCTGCTCGCCGCCTTCGACACGCCCGACCCGGCCGCCGACCTCGCCGCGGTGGGCGCGCTGTGCGAGGCGGCCGGCGCCACCCAGGTCGTACCGGCGGAGGACGCGGCCGAGTCGGAACTGCTCCTGCAGGCCCGCCGGCTGTCCCTCACCGGGCTGGAGGCGGTCAAGGGCACGACGATGATCGACGACGTGTGCGTACCGCGCTCCAGGCTCGCGGAGATGCTCGAAGGGGTCGACAGGATCGCCGGGAAGTACCGGCTGACGATCGGGGTCGTCGCCCACGCGGGCGACGGCAACACCCATCCGACGGTCTGCTTCGACGCGGGCGATCCGGACGAGTCCCGGCGCGCGCGGGAGTCCTTCGACGAGATCATGGCCCTCGGCCTGGAGCTCGGCGGCACCATCACCGGCGAGCACGGCGTGGGCGTCCTGAAGAAGGAGTGGCTGGCACGCGAGATCGGCCCGGTCGGCATCGAGGTGCAGCGGGCGCTGAAGGCGACCTTCGACCCGCTGGGCATCCTCAACCCCGGCAAGCTCTTCTGA
- a CDS encoding SsgA family sporulation/cell division regulator, with protein sequence MNDDTVVERELELQLVLSPDRSIPVPALLSYRARDPYAVHVTFHIGTDHPVNWTFARELLVEGVFRPCGHGDVRVWPTKIGGRGVVLMALSSPGGDALLEAPAAQVSAWLERTLVAVPPGTESGRLGIDGGLAELLAPTPADDLWLCDPWPSDESADGE encoded by the coding sequence ATGAACGACGACACCGTGGTGGAGCGTGAGCTCGAACTCCAGCTGGTCCTGTCCCCCGACCGCAGCATTCCGGTCCCCGCGCTGCTGAGTTACCGCGCCCGCGACCCGTACGCCGTCCACGTCACCTTCCACATCGGCACCGACCACCCGGTGAACTGGACGTTCGCGCGCGAGCTGCTCGTCGAGGGCGTGTTCCGGCCGTGCGGGCACGGGGACGTACGGGTGTGGCCGACGAAGATCGGCGGGCGCGGTGTCGTCCTGATGGCGCTGAGCTCGCCCGGCGGGGACGCCCTCCTGGAGGCGCCCGCCGCGCAGGTGTCGGCCTGGCTGGAGCGCACCCTGGTCGCGGTACCGCCCGGCACCGAGAGCGGCCGGCTCGGTATCGACGGCGGCCTCGCCGAACTGCTCGCGCCGACGCCGGCCGACGATTTGTGGTTGTGCGACCCGTGGCCCTCGGACGAGTCCGCGGACGGGGAGTGA
- a CDS encoding RDD family protein, with protein MSAPTPAPGDDRPREGYYPDPSIPGYVRYWNGASWVPGTSRPAPAGGESISPSPSASAPAAARPAPVSTEETGPHFFDEDPPSAAAGPSPAEAQHGSRPEPATAWGADRSRQTGFGGDPDRRVRWGSPDPRVPSDPAGQSPPAQQAQPVQQSLPAQQAQPDGRSDHTDGTATFHASDAGQDGGTSTPPSSGTVVFRRPTGPVRPTDAAGATGSAGSAGAMGAGRAHVAGKSGAGSAPKPGTDAAQAGAGAAAAAAAGNVPGQGAPGSREPASGPLASEPLVSEGTMTFRTVSPRAGQEPAAQARPGSARGPAAPASSFTAPAAPAGPQQVQPAPAPAPTPSPAPAAAVPPQQSAAQAPMSAGPGGGQPSWAQQVHRLAGPDEEQPVVPWKPVREDPFQAAARSQANARPAGLGKRFAARLVDTLVLAVVTGAAAVPLGTRALDHVDGKIDAAKQSGETVTVWLLDGTTALYLGLVLAVLIVFGVLYEALPTAKWGRTPGKKLFGLQVRDIEGGDPPSFGPALRRWLVYIVPGVLVIGVAGVVWGLFDRPWRQCWHDKAAHTFVAG; from the coding sequence ATGAGCGCCCCAACCCCGGCCCCCGGCGACGACAGGCCCCGCGAGGGGTACTACCCCGACCCGTCCATTCCTGGATATGTCCGGTACTGGAACGGTGCCTCCTGGGTGCCGGGCACCAGCCGGCCGGCGCCGGCCGGCGGCGAGTCGATCTCGCCGTCCCCGTCCGCGTCCGCACCGGCGGCCGCGCGGCCCGCACCCGTGTCCACGGAGGAGACGGGTCCGCACTTCTTCGACGAGGACCCGCCCTCGGCGGCCGCGGGGCCGTCGCCCGCCGAGGCGCAGCACGGCAGCCGTCCCGAGCCGGCCACCGCGTGGGGCGCCGACCGCTCCCGGCAGACCGGCTTCGGCGGTGATCCGGACCGCCGGGTCCGCTGGGGTTCCCCGGACCCGCGCGTACCGTCGGATCCGGCCGGGCAGTCCCCGCCCGCGCAGCAGGCGCAGCCCGTCCAGCAGTCCCTGCCCGCGCAGCAGGCGCAGCCGGACGGCAGGTCGGACCATACGGACGGCACGGCCACGTTCCACGCGTCCGACGCCGGGCAGGACGGCGGGACGTCCACGCCCCCCTCCTCCGGCACCGTGGTCTTCCGCAGACCCACGGGACCCGTACGCCCCACGGACGCCGCGGGAGCCACCGGGTCGGCGGGGTCGGCCGGCGCCATGGGCGCCGGACGCGCGCACGTCGCGGGCAAGTCCGGTGCGGGAAGCGCACCGAAGCCGGGCACGGACGCCGCTCAGGCCGGTGCCGGTGCCGCTGCGGCTGCCGCTGCCGGGAACGTGCCGGGCCAGGGCGCCCCCGGCTCCCGCGAACCCGCCTCCGGACCCCTCGCTTCCGAACCCCTCGTCTCCGAGGGCACGATGACCTTCAGGACCGTGTCGCCGAGAGCGGGCCAGGAGCCCGCGGCGCAGGCCCGCCCGGGCTCCGCCCGGGGACCCGCCGCCCCCGCCTCCTCGTTCACCGCGCCGGCGGCTCCCGCCGGTCCGCAGCAGGTGCAGCCCGCCCCCGCTCCTGCCCCGACTCCTTCCCCCGCCCCGGCCGCCGCCGTGCCGCCGCAGCAGTCGGCCGCCCAGGCGCCCATGAGCGCGGGTCCCGGTGGCGGGCAGCCCTCCTGGGCCCAGCAGGTGCACCGGCTGGCCGGGCCGGACGAGGAGCAGCCCGTCGTGCCGTGGAAGCCGGTGCGGGAGGATCCGTTCCAGGCCGCCGCCCGCTCGCAGGCGAACGCGCGCCCGGCCGGGCTCGGCAAGCGGTTCGCCGCCCGTCTCGTGGACACGCTCGTGCTGGCCGTGGTCACCGGGGCGGCCGCCGTACCGCTCGGCACGAGGGCCCTCGACCACGTCGACGGGAAGATCGACGCCGCCAAGCAGTCCGGTGAGACGGTCACGGTCTGGCTGCTGGACGGCACGACCGCGCTCTACCTCGGCCTCGTGCTCGCCGTACTGATCGTGTTCGGCGTCCTCTACGAGGCGCTGCCCACCGCGAAGTGGGGCCGCACACCGGGCAAGAAGCTGTTCGGTCTCCAGGTGCGGGACATCGAGGGCGGCGACCCGCCGTCGTTCGGCCCGGCCCTGCGCCGCTGGCTCGTCTACATCGTCCCGGGGGTCCTCGTCATCGGCGTCGCGGGTGTCGTGTGGGGCCTGTTCGACCGCCCGTGGCGCCAGTGCTGGCACGACAAGGCGGCCCACACCTTCGTCGCCGGCTGA
- a CDS encoding RDD family protein has protein sequence MSTEPPPPPDEDPFRKQPPPPGQGGGSPYGGEPSPGDGSPYGAAPPPYGGGDPYGGGPYATDPLAGMPPLADSGKRVLARIIDMVLVVIVVWLLTWGFGVNEYDMDADRIQYGKSFGQSLIALLLYVGYDVFMTSRSGQTLGKRWLHLRVANLDNGSTPSVQTNLVRALVLWVPFAFCCACIWTAVTGGWSFFDKPYKQGLHDKAAKTVVVSTG, from the coding sequence ATGAGTACCGAGCCGCCGCCCCCTCCGGACGAGGACCCGTTCCGGAAACAGCCGCCACCCCCGGGACAGGGCGGTGGCTCCCCGTACGGCGGCGAGCCCTCGCCGGGTGACGGCTCCCCGTACGGCGCCGCCCCGCCGCCCTACGGAGGCGGTGACCCCTACGGCGGCGGTCCGTACGCCACCGACCCGCTCGCCGGGATGCCGCCGCTCGCCGACAGCGGTAAGCGGGTGCTCGCGCGGATCATCGACATGGTCCTCGTCGTCATCGTGGTGTGGCTGCTGACCTGGGGGTTCGGCGTCAACGAGTACGACATGGACGCGGACAGGATCCAGTACGGCAAGTCCTTCGGGCAGTCCCTGATCGCGCTGCTGCTCTACGTCGGCTACGACGTCTTCATGACCAGCAGGTCGGGGCAGACACTCGGCAAGAGGTGGCTGCACCTGCGGGTGGCGAACCTCGACAACGGCTCCACGCCCTCCGTGCAGACCAACCTGGTGCGCGCCCTGGTGCTGTGGGTGCCGTTCGCGTTCTGCTGCGCCTGCATCTGGACCGCCGTCACGGGCGGCTGGAGCTTCTTCGACAAGCCGTACAAGCAGGGACTGCACGACAAGGCGGCCAAGACGGTCGTGGTCAGCACCGGGTGA
- a CDS encoding immune inhibitor A domain-containing protein: MISRPWTFRAAAVGVAMTAAAATFSTFAVAQAADAGDQPAAAANRQDPAPSGDGTQREHDLKGPLTDRQEAQREEALKRVISGDAKVTERGGSQVVKLQNGKYVELGREKTDEIFTILVEFGDKVDSRYGGTPGPLHNRIAQPDRAEDNSTDWKADYNKKHYEDLYFGTGNGVESMKKYYEKQSSGRYSIDGTVSDWVKVPYNEARYGSNKCDPDTCAWNAVADGVNAWVDAQKAAGKSDADIKSALSAYDKWDRNDFDGDGDFNEPDGYIDHFQIVHAGEDESAGGGAQGDDAIWAHRWYAFGTDEGATGPTGNKMGGAQIGDSGIWVGDYTIQPENGGLGVFAHEFGHDLGLPDHYDTTNTAENSTAFWTLMSSGSWLGTGKNAIGDLPGDMTAWDKLQLGWLKYDTAKAATRSTHTLGVAEYNTKKAQALVVELPKRSVTTEVVAPAEGATQWWSGSGDKLKNTLTRSVDLTGKAAATLTLDGYYDIESGFDYLYTEVSTDGGAKWTAVDGTVDGAPIPRDASGSPALTGTVDAYKKLSYPLDAYAGKKIDLRFRYSTDGGVAQSGFAADRITVTADGSALFTDNAETADAAWKATGFSRIGASFTKDYAQYYIAENRQYVSYDKTLKVGPYNFGFASTRPSWVEHFPYQNGLLIWKWDTSQRDNNVSQHPGTGLLLPVDAHPKALKWSDGVLMRNRIQSYDSPFSSYRTDGLTLHKADVATKIKSQPGNRIFNDRTNTYYDTANPTGGVKITDTNTKIAIVKEPRDGSTITVKVSSAK, from the coding sequence GTGATCAGCAGACCATGGACGTTCAGAGCTGCCGCGGTGGGTGTGGCGATGACAGCGGCCGCCGCCACGTTCTCGACCTTCGCGGTGGCGCAGGCCGCCGACGCCGGCGACCAGCCGGCCGCGGCCGCGAACCGGCAGGACCCGGCACCCTCCGGTGACGGTACCCAGCGCGAGCACGACCTGAAGGGCCCGCTGACCGACCGTCAGGAAGCCCAGCGGGAAGAGGCCCTCAAGAGGGTCATCTCGGGTGACGCGAAGGTCACCGAGCGCGGCGGTTCGCAGGTCGTGAAGCTCCAGAACGGCAAGTACGTGGAGCTCGGCCGCGAGAAGACCGATGAGATCTTCACCATCCTCGTGGAGTTCGGCGACAAGGTGGACAGCCGCTACGGCGGCACCCCCGGCCCGCTGCACAACCGGATAGCCCAGCCGGACCGTGCCGAGGACAACAGCACGGACTGGAAGGCGGACTACAACAAGAAGCACTACGAGGACCTGTACTTCGGGACCGGCAACGGTGTCGAGTCGATGAAGAAGTACTACGAGAAGCAGTCCTCGGGCCGCTACTCCATCGACGGCACGGTCTCCGACTGGGTCAAGGTGCCCTACAACGAGGCCCGCTACGGCTCCAACAAGTGCGACCCCGACACCTGCGCGTGGAACGCCGTCGCCGACGGTGTGAACGCCTGGGTCGACGCCCAGAAGGCGGCCGGCAAGTCCGACGCCGACATCAAGTCCGCGCTGTCCGCCTACGACAAGTGGGACCGCAACGACTTCGACGGCGACGGCGACTTCAACGAGCCCGACGGCTACATCGACCACTTCCAGATCGTGCACGCCGGCGAGGACGAGTCCGCGGGCGGCGGCGCCCAGGGCGACGACGCCATCTGGGCCCACCGCTGGTACGCGTTCGGCACCGACGAGGGCGCCACCGGCCCCACGGGCAACAAGATGGGCGGCGCGCAGATCGGTGACTCCGGCATCTGGGTCGGCGACTACACGATCCAGCCGGAGAACGGCGGCCTCGGCGTCTTCGCCCACGAGTTCGGCCACGACCTCGGTCTGCCGGACCACTACGACACGACCAACACCGCGGAGAACTCCACCGCGTTCTGGACGCTGATGTCCTCCGGCTCCTGGCTCGGCACCGGCAAGAACGCCATCGGTGACCTGCCCGGCGACATGACCGCCTGGGACAAGCTCCAGCTCGGCTGGCTGAAGTACGACACGGCCAAGGCCGCGACGCGCTCCACCCACACGCTGGGTGTGGCCGAGTACAACACCAAGAAGGCCCAGGCGCTGGTGGTCGAACTGCCGAAGAGGTCGGTCACCACCGAGGTCGTCGCCCCGGCCGAGGGCGCCACCCAGTGGTGGAGCGGCAGCGGCGACAAGCTCAAGAACACGCTGACCCGTTCCGTGGACCTCACGGGCAAGGCCGCGGCCACGCTGACGCTCGACGGGTACTACGACATCGAGTCGGGCTTCGACTACCTCTACACCGAGGTCTCCACCGACGGCGGCGCCAAGTGGACCGCCGTCGACGGAACGGTCGACGGCGCGCCGATCCCGCGCGATGCCAGCGGCAGCCCCGCGCTGACCGGCACGGTGGACGCGTACAAGAAGCTGTCGTACCCGCTCGACGCCTACGCGGGCAAGAAGATCGACCTGCGCTTCCGCTACTCCACCGACGGCGGCGTGGCCCAGTCGGGCTTCGCGGCCGACCGGATCACCGTCACCGCCGACGGCTCCGCGCTCTTCACGGACAACGCCGAGACCGCGGACGCGGCGTGGAAGGCGACCGGCTTCTCCCGTATCGGCGCCTCCTTCACCAAGGACTACGCGCAGTACTACATCGCCGAGAACCGGCAGTACGTGTCGTACGACAAGACGCTGAAGGTCGGCCCGTACAACTTCGGCTTCGCGTCCACGCGGCCGTCCTGGGTGGAGCACTTCCCGTACCAGAACGGTCTGCTGATCTGGAAGTGGGACACCTCCCAGCGGGACAACAACGTCAGCCAGCACCCGGGCACCGGCCTGCTGCTGCCGGTGGACGCCCACCCCAAGGCGCTGAAGTGGTCCGACGGCGTGCTGATGCGCAACCGCATCCAGTCCTACGACTCGCCGTTCAGCTCGTACCGCACGGACGGTCTCACGCTGCACAAGGCGGACGTCGCGACGAAGATCAAGTCGCAGCCGGGGAACCGGATCTTCAACGACCGCACGAACACGTACTACGACACGGCCAACCCGACCGGGGGTGTCAAGATCACTGACACCAACACCAAGATCGCCATCGTCAAGGAGCCCCGCGACGGCTCGACGATCACCGTGAAGGTCTCCTCCGCGAAGTAA
- a CDS encoding nicotinamidase has translation MRRALIVVDVQNDFCEGGSLAVSGGADVAAAITELIGQAPAGYRHVVATRDHHIAPGGHFADNPDYVHSWPAHCVAGTEGVGFHPNFAPAVASGAIDAVFDKGAYSAAYSGFEGADENGLSLADWLRAREITEVDVVGIATDHCVKATALDAAREGFRTQVLLELTAGVAPDTTARALDDLREAGVELTGKPVV, from the coding sequence ATGCGCCGCGCCCTGATCGTCGTAGACGTCCAGAACGACTTCTGCGAAGGAGGCAGTCTCGCCGTGTCCGGCGGGGCGGATGTCGCCGCCGCGATCACGGAGCTGATCGGGCAGGCCCCGGCCGGCTACCGCCACGTGGTGGCGACCCGTGACCACCACATCGCGCCCGGCGGCCACTTCGCCGACAACCCCGACTACGTCCACTCCTGGCCCGCGCACTGCGTGGCCGGCACCGAGGGCGTGGGCTTCCATCCGAACTTCGCTCCGGCGGTCGCCTCCGGCGCGATCGACGCCGTCTTCGACAAGGGCGCGTACTCGGCGGCGTACAGCGGCTTCGAGGGCGCCGACGAGAACGGCCTCTCGCTGGCGGACTGGCTGCGCGCCCGCGAGATCACCGAGGTCGACGTCGTGGGCATCGCCACCGACCACTGCGTGAAGGCCACGGCCCTGGACGCCGCCCGCGAGGGCTTCCGCACCCAGGTCCTGCTGGAGCTGACGGCGGGCGTCGCCCCGGACACCACGGCCCGGGCCCTGGACGACCTGCGCGAGGCGGGCGTGGAGCTGACCGGCAAGCCGGTCGTCTAG
- a CDS encoding nicotinate phosphoribosyltransferase yields the protein MNTADLGLPVDVPSTALFTDHYELTMLQAALKAGSADRRSVFEVFTRRLPEGRRYGVVAGTGRVLDAVENFRFDPGVLGFLRERDVVDEPTLEWLASYRFDGDIWGYPEGEVYFPGSPILRVEGSFAECVLLETVILSILNHDSAIAAAASRMASAAGGRPLIEMGARRTHELAAVAASRAAYVGGFTTTSDLAAGFRYGIPTVGTSAHAFTLVHDTERDAFRAQVDSLGRGTTLLVDTYDVAEAVRLAVEVAGPELGAVRIDSGDLLLVAHRVRQQLDELGATKARIIVTSDLDEYAIASLAAAPVDAYGVGTQLVTGSGHPTASMVYKLVARAESADPKAPLVPVAKKSLGGKTSIGGRKWAARRLDGSGTAEAEVIGTEAVPAELGDGLLQVRLVEGGRVVAREPLDVVRERHARVRAGLPLSATQLSRGEAVIPTEYV from the coding sequence ATGAACACTGCGGACCTAGGGCTGCCGGTGGACGTCCCGTCGACCGCGCTCTTCACGGACCACTACGAGCTGACCATGCTGCAGGCCGCGCTGAAGGCCGGCAGCGCCGACCGGCGTTCGGTCTTCGAGGTCTTCACCCGCCGCCTGCCCGAGGGCCGCCGCTACGGCGTCGTCGCCGGCACGGGCCGGGTCCTGGACGCGGTCGAGAACTTCCGCTTCGACCCCGGCGTCCTCGGCTTCCTGCGCGAACGCGACGTCGTGGACGAGCCGACCCTGGAGTGGCTGGCCTCCTACCGCTTCGACGGTGACATCTGGGGCTACCCGGAGGGCGAGGTCTACTTCCCGGGATCGCCGATCCTGCGGGTCGAGGGCTCCTTCGCCGAGTGCGTGCTGCTGGAGACCGTGATCCTCTCCATCCTCAACCACGACTCGGCCATCGCGGCCGCCGCCTCCCGGATGGCCTCGGCCGCCGGCGGGCGCCCGCTGATCGAGATGGGCGCCCGGCGCACCCACGAACTGGCCGCGGTGGCGGCGTCCCGCGCCGCGTACGTCGGCGGCTTCACGACCACCTCGGACCTGGCCGCGGGCTTCCGCTACGGCATTCCGACGGTCGGCACGTCCGCCCACGCCTTCACCCTCGTGCACGACACCGAGCGGGACGCCTTCCGGGCCCAGGTGGACTCGCTCGGCCGGGGCACCACGCTGCTGGTGGACACGTACGACGTCGCCGAGGCCGTCCGGCTGGCCGTCGAGGTGGCCGGGCCCGAGCTGGGCGCCGTCCGCATCGACTCCGGCGACCTGCTGCTGGTGGCGCACCGGGTACGCCAGCAGCTGGACGAGCTGGGTGCCACGAAGGCCCGGATCATCGTCACCTCGGACCTGGACGAGTACGCGATCGCCTCGTTGGCCGCGGCGCCCGTGGACGCGTACGGCGTGGGCACCCAGCTGGTGACGGGTTCCGGCCACCCGACCGCGTCGATGGTCTACAAGCTCGTCGCGCGCGCCGAGTCGGCCGACCCGAAGGCCCCGCTCGTGCCGGTGGCGAAGAAGTCCTTGGGCGGCAAGACCTCCATCGGCGGCCGCAAATGGGCCGCGCGGCGGCTCGACGGGTCCGGGACCGCCGAGGCCGAGGTGATCGGCACGGAGGCCGTCCCGGCCGAGCTCGGCGACGGTCTGCTCCAGGTCCGGCTCGTCGAGGGCGGCCGGGTCGTCGCCCGCGAACCGCTGGACGTCGTCCGCGAACGGCACGCGCGGGTCCGCGCGGGCCTGCCCCTGTCCGCGACGCAGCTGTCGCGGGGGGAAGCCGTCATTCCGACCGAGTACGTGTGA
- the clpS gene encoding ATP-dependent Clp protease adapter ClpS has product MGRVTAPAPLETEKTESAEEVFAVPEPDVPWVTIVHNDPVNLMSYVAYVFQSYFGYSKDKATKLMMDVHHKGRAVVSSGTREEMERDVQAMHGYGLWATLQHDRN; this is encoded by the coding sequence ATGGGCCGTGTGACGGCTCCCGCACCCCTAGAGACCGAGAAGACCGAGTCGGCGGAGGAGGTCTTCGCCGTACCCGAGCCCGACGTTCCCTGGGTGACCATCGTCCACAACGACCCGGTCAACCTGATGAGCTACGTGGCCTACGTCTTCCAGTCGTACTTCGGGTACTCGAAGGACAAGGCCACCAAGCTGATGATGGACGTCCACCACAAGGGCCGGGCCGTGGTCTCCAGCGGCACCCGTGAGGAGATGGAGCGCGATGTGCAGGCCATGCACGGCTACGGTCTGTGGGCCACCCTCCAGCACGACCGGAACTGA
- a CDS encoding DUF2017 domain-containing protein: MPGHFEPLPGGGAAVALDEVEISIIRSLAVQLLELIGPGPGGDVSDDPLAELFAEGPSEPPADPVLKRLFPDAYSGPGVEATSPEQAEQQRAYSSEFRRFTENDLRAGKRENALVVIRSLDAVAADGKGGAVLKLTPEESKQWLGSLNDLRLAIGSRLDVVDEEDTDLLYRLPDEDPRKPMVMAYLWLGGLQETLVETLMN, translated from the coding sequence ATGCCAGGACACTTCGAACCGCTCCCCGGCGGCGGCGCGGCCGTCGCGCTCGACGAGGTCGAGATCTCCATCATCCGCTCCCTCGCGGTCCAGCTCCTGGAGCTGATCGGGCCGGGCCCGGGCGGGGACGTGTCCGACGACCCGCTCGCCGAGCTGTTCGCCGAGGGCCCGAGCGAGCCGCCCGCCGACCCCGTGCTCAAGCGCCTCTTCCCGGACGCGTACAGCGGCCCCGGCGTCGAGGCCACCTCGCCCGAGCAGGCCGAGCAGCAGCGCGCGTACTCCTCGGAGTTCCGCCGCTTCACCGAGAACGACCTGCGGGCCGGCAAGCGGGAGAACGCCCTCGTGGTGATCCGCTCCCTGGACGCCGTCGCGGCCGACGGGAAGGGGGGCGCGGTCCTGAAACTGACCCCCGAGGAGTCGAAGCAGTGGCTCGGCTCCCTCAACGACCTGCGCCTCGCGATCGGCTCGCGGCTGGACGTCGTCGACGAGGAGGACACCGACCTGCTCTACCGGCTGCCTGACGAGGACCCGCGCAAGCCCATGGTGATGGCCTACCTGTGGCTCGGCGGACTGCAGGAGACGCTGGTCGAAACGTTGATGAACTGA